One window from the genome of Armatimonadota bacterium encodes:
- a CDS encoding GGDEF domain-containing protein, with protein sequence MTVVDAPGFAEELAAEVNRASGDETMLLIAPMPAVAGELAPTRIGLVLPESFDARRPKRLLGSLLQALALNPVTKLVGGWALQAHVEQRLRAGENFAFLYLDIDNFKAYNDVYGFAQGDVVIKLLASAITAAVNAHGNPGDLAAHIGGDDFAVLTTPDKARAIADRVIAAFDRDVPSLYTQEHRQRGGLAVRDRRGDLVTYPLMTLSVPAVVTSRRPVRSYRELSDIVAELKAYAKSAPGSAYVEERRSGESAPTSDSAA encoded by the coding sequence GTGACCGTCGTTGACGCGCCCGGCTTTGCCGAGGAGCTGGCGGCCGAAGTCAACCGCGCCAGCGGCGACGAAACCATGCTGCTCATCGCCCCCATGCCGGCGGTGGCGGGCGAGCTCGCGCCCACGCGCATCGGCCTCGTCTTGCCCGAGTCCTTCGACGCGCGGCGGCCCAAGCGCCTGCTGGGCTCGCTGCTGCAGGCGCTGGCCCTCAACCCGGTGACCAAGCTCGTCGGCGGGTGGGCGCTGCAGGCGCACGTCGAGCAAAGACTGCGGGCGGGAGAGAACTTCGCGTTTCTCTACCTCGACATTGACAACTTCAAGGCTTACAATGACGTTTACGGGTTCGCCCAGGGCGACGTTGTCATCAAGCTGCTGGCGAGCGCCATCACCGCCGCCGTCAATGCGCACGGCAACCCCGGCGACCTCGCGGCGCATATCGGCGGCGACGACTTCGCGGTGCTCACGACGCCCGACAAGGCGCGCGCCATCGCCGACCGCGTCATCGCCGCCTTCGATCGCGATGTGCCCTCCCTCTACACCCAGGAGCACCGCCAGCGCGGCGGCCTCGCGGTCCGCGACCGCCGCGGCGACCTCGTCACCTATCCGCTGATGACCCTGTCCGTGCCAGCGGTGGTGACCTCGCGGCGGCCGGTCCGCAGCTACCGCGAGTTGAGCGACATCGTAGCCGAGCTCAAGGCCTACGCCAAGTCCGCGCCCGGCAGCGCCTACGTCGAGGAGCGCCGCAGCGGGGAATCCGCTCCCACCAGCGATTCCGCAGCGTGA
- a CDS encoding sensor domain-containing diguanylate cyclase: MTSGQRMHQAREARLGDHIAAAMRCVVLITVFAMTEWARPAAGFTELDWVVVIGSVYVLVTTFARTPRAGAGRDRALIFTVLDLFLITWLVRVTGGLRSELYVLYYLPVLQAALRLDLRDAVGASLLAAGCYILIGFIGGSLEAPIPVTGKLRMATFSLSAVTIATVLGAVAKQARLQRDERARAQELLDRTAAIYEVARAINANLDLEQLVAQLAQIAARECGADAVRVVLLSGDGEPHVRAAAGRAEILGEGDQSLEAATWVLKHEETLAIKAGSPAPKDAPQVRAPGGVDHYLAAPMIGGGRLAGAIELASGGAGFRDVDEDLLSVIAAQAAVAIENARQYGRAQLLAMTDPLTGMWNHAEFHERLREEIARAQRHGRPVSLLFADVDNFKAFNDLHGHRLGDELLRQVAARIQSAVRGSDIAARYGGDEFGVILPETPVQGASVGSDNLRRAVATEPFRVGGHRVNVTISGGVAAYPEDGATAEELIDACDLALGEAKRSGGNYIRLRSQS; encoded by the coding sequence TTGACGTCCGGTCAACGGATGCACCAAGCCCGCGAGGCCCGCCTCGGCGATCATATCGCCGCCGCCATGCGCTGCGTGGTCCTCATCACCGTCTTCGCCATGACCGAGTGGGCGCGGCCCGCGGCCGGCTTCACCGAGCTCGATTGGGTGGTGGTAATCGGCTCGGTTTACGTGCTGGTGACCACCTTCGCCCGGACGCCCCGCGCAGGGGCGGGACGCGACCGCGCCCTCATCTTTACCGTTCTCGACCTGTTCCTCATCACCTGGTTGGTGCGGGTCACCGGGGGCTTGCGCAGCGAGCTGTACGTGCTCTACTACCTGCCGGTGCTGCAGGCGGCGCTGCGGCTCGATCTGCGCGACGCGGTCGGCGCCTCGTTGCTGGCGGCGGGTTGCTACATCTTGATCGGTTTCATCGGCGGCTCCCTGGAGGCGCCGATTCCCGTCACCGGCAAGCTGCGCATGGCGACCTTCTCGTTGTCGGCGGTAACGATCGCGACCGTGCTGGGGGCGGTCGCCAAGCAAGCGCGCCTGCAGCGCGATGAGCGCGCGCGCGCGCAGGAGCTGCTCGATCGCACCGCGGCCATCTACGAGGTCGCTCGCGCCATCAATGCGAATCTCGACCTGGAGCAGCTGGTGGCGCAACTGGCGCAGATCGCCGCTCGCGAATGCGGCGCCGACGCCGTGCGCGTGGTCTTGCTCTCCGGCGACGGCGAGCCCCACGTGCGCGCCGCGGCCGGGCGCGCCGAGATCCTCGGCGAGGGCGACCAAAGCCTGGAGGCGGCGACGTGGGTGCTCAAGCACGAGGAGACGCTCGCGATCAAGGCCGGGAGCCCCGCGCCCAAGGACGCCCCGCAGGTGCGCGCGCCCGGCGGGGTGGATCACTACCTGGCCGCGCCTATGATCGGCGGAGGGCGCCTGGCGGGCGCGATCGAGCTGGCTTCGGGCGGCGCAGGCTTCCGCGACGTGGACGAGGACCTGTTGTCCGTCATCGCCGCCCAGGCGGCGGTGGCAATCGAGAATGCCAGGCAGTACGGCCGCGCGCAGTTGCTGGCCATGACCGACCCGCTCACCGGGATGTGGAACCACGCCGAGTTCCACGAGCGCCTGCGGGAGGAGATCGCGCGCGCGCAGCGGCACGGCCGCCCGGTGTCCTTGCTCTTCGCCGACGTCGATAACTTCAAGGCCTTCAACGACCTCCACGGCCATCGCCTGGGCGACGAATTGCTGCGACAAGTCGCCGCGCGGATTCAGTCCGCGGTGCGCGGCAGTGACATCGCGGCGCGCTACGGCGGCGACGAGTTCGGCGTTATTCTGCCCGAAACGCCGGTGCAGGGCGCCTCCGTCGGCAGCGACAACCTGCGCCGCGCGGTCGCCACCGAGCCCTTCCGCGTGGGCGGCCACCGCGTCAACGTCACCATCAGCGGCGGCGTCGCCGCCTACCCGGAGGACGGCGCTACCGCCGAGGAGTTGATAGACGCCTGCGACCTCGCGCTGGGCGAGGCAAAACGCAGCGGCGGGAACTACATCAGGCTGCGCAGCCAGTCGTAG
- a CDS encoding signal peptidase II, whose amino-acid sequence MHIDVLTQTIISGFLASAAMLAFLLRFGPRRPHWPQIVAAVVFLDQASKWIVARALATATAANGLAVGQLAHNGPHHSYLGGAMEVGYYANYLQGFGGTSAWLLCATLVSAVASVRLYQMLAERGYRMSFATEGGLALVLGGVAALAAERACAGFVVDFLQFGARSNYVFNFADLVAFGGALILFVRAMIALPGLIERELAGAGGGVQG is encoded by the coding sequence TTGCACATTGATGTGCTGACCCAAACCATCATCTCCGGCTTCCTGGCGAGCGCGGCCATGCTTGCCTTTCTCCTTCGCTTCGGCCCCCGCCGCCCGCACTGGCCGCAGATCGTCGCCGCAGTGGTCTTCCTCGATCAGGCCAGCAAGTGGATTGTGGCTAGGGCGCTAGCGACCGCCACGGCGGCCAACGGCCTAGCCGTCGGTCAGCTCGCCCACAACGGCCCTCACCATTCGTACCTCGGCGGCGCGATGGAGGTCGGCTACTACGCGAACTACCTACAGGGCTTCGGCGGCACGTCAGCGTGGCTGTTGTGCGCGACCCTGGTAAGCGCCGTCGCGAGCGTGCGGCTGTACCAGATGCTGGCGGAGCGGGGCTACCGGATGTCGTTTGCCACCGAGGGCGGCCTGGCGCTGGTGCTGGGAGGCGTGGCCGCACTGGCCGCCGAGCGAGCATGTGCCGGCTTCGTCGTGGACTTCCTCCAATTCGGGGCCCGCAGCAACTACGTTTTCAATTTCGCCGACCTGGTGGCGTTCGGGGGCGCGCTCATATTGTTCGTGCGGGCCATGATCGCCCTGCCTGGTCTCATCGAGAGAGAGCTGGCCGGCGCCGGCGGGGGGGTGCAAGGATGA
- a CDS encoding NotI family restriction endonuclease — protein sequence MSPEAIQHRRERVCPFKAAKCTKDKKDDPLGVCSVFADDKVVITCPMRFRQDWLVAKDAASFFFPASAHLATLTEVRVKDKYGKLAGDIDLVLVSVDDAGRVLDFGALEVQAVYITGNVRNPFAYYMQNPKARQEMNWARQPNYPGPDYLSSSRKRLAPQLLFKGGILHSWGKKTAVALNTGFFETLPALDAVACERADIAWFVYDLEHHAARNVYTLKRRRVVYTKFEESLAKITRSAPGPMADFVRVLQKKLATQLEGNSQSGVSDD from the coding sequence ATGAGTCCCGAAGCGATACAGCACCGCCGCGAGCGCGTCTGCCCTTTCAAGGCAGCGAAATGCACGAAGGACAAGAAAGATGACCCGCTCGGCGTGTGTAGCGTCTTTGCTGACGACAAGGTGGTCATCACCTGCCCTATGCGGTTTCGCCAAGACTGGCTTGTTGCCAAAGACGCGGCGTCCTTTTTCTTCCCGGCCAGCGCGCACTTGGCGACGTTAACCGAAGTGCGCGTGAAAGACAAGTACGGCAAACTCGCGGGCGATATCGACCTCGTCCTCGTGTCTGTTGATGACGCGGGGCGCGTGCTAGATTTCGGCGCGCTGGAGGTGCAGGCGGTGTATATCACCGGCAACGTGCGTAACCCATTCGCGTACTACATGCAGAACCCGAAGGCGCGCCAAGAAATGAACTGGGCGAGGCAACCGAACTACCCTGGGCCTGATTATCTGTCGTCCTCTCGAAAGCGCCTAGCGCCACAGTTGCTGTTCAAAGGCGGCATTCTTCATTCTTGGGGAAAGAAGACCGCGGTGGCTCTGAACACGGGCTTCTTTGAGACGCTGCCCGCCCTTGACGCCGTGGCATGTGAAAGAGCGGACATCGCGTGGTTTGTCTACGACCTGGAGCACCACGCGGCGCGGAACGTTTACACGCTGAAGCGTCGCCGAGTCGTGTACACCAAGTTTGAGGAGAGCCTCGCCAAGATTACGCGATCTGCCCCTGGCCCCATGGCCGATTTCGTCCGCGTCCTGCAGAAGAAGCTGGCCACTCAGTTAGAGGGCAACTCACAATCGGGCGTCAGCGATGACTAG
- a CDS encoding DNA adenine methylase encodes MTSIGYQLDLDGAPTADQVVNVASVPQRSPFRYPGGKTWLIPRVRQWLRSLPKRPSVLVEPFAGGAIVGLTVAFERLAEKVVLVELDEQVAAVWKTILSDDCEWLVGRVLSFTPTLENVRAELANTDPTTPALAFRTLVKNRTYHGGIIAPGSRPMKNGENGRGLKSRWYPRTLAGRIRAIASIRDRITFTEGDGIAVIRTYARRKTAVFFVDPPYTAAGKRAGMRLYTHHVLDHERLFATTARVAGDFLMTYDNAEDVAALAVAHGMQTRTIAMKNTHHAQMTELLVGRDLSWLR; translated from the coding sequence ATGACTAGCATAGGATATCAACTGGATCTGGACGGGGCGCCGACGGCCGACCAGGTGGTAAACGTCGCGTCGGTTCCGCAGCGCAGTCCCTTCCGCTATCCGGGCGGAAAGACCTGGCTGATTCCGCGCGTCCGTCAATGGCTGCGTTCTCTCCCGAAGCGGCCCTCCGTGTTGGTGGAGCCATTCGCGGGCGGCGCGATTGTTGGCCTTACGGTAGCCTTTGAGCGCTTGGCCGAAAAGGTCGTTCTGGTCGAGCTTGATGAGCAGGTCGCCGCCGTCTGGAAGACTATCCTCAGCGACGACTGCGAGTGGTTAGTCGGCCGCGTGTTGTCCTTCACCCCGACCTTGGAGAATGTGCGCGCGGAGCTTGCGAACACAGACCCGACCACGCCGGCGCTGGCCTTCCGAACCCTAGTCAAGAACCGCACCTATCACGGCGGCATTATCGCGCCCGGTAGCAGGCCTATGAAGAACGGCGAAAACGGGCGGGGATTGAAGTCCCGATGGTATCCCAGAACGCTAGCTGGACGGATACGGGCGATAGCGAGCATCCGCGACCGCATCACTTTCACCGAGGGCGATGGCATTGCGGTCATCCGCACCTACGCGCGCCGAAAGACCGCGGTGTTCTTCGTAGACCCCCCGTACACGGCGGCCGGCAAGAGGGCCGGCATGCGGCTCTACACGCATCACGTCCTCGACCATGAGAGGTTATTTGCGACCACGGCGCGCGTCGCGGGCGACTTCCTGATGACCTATGACAACGCGGAAGACGTCGCGGCGCTCGCGGTAGCGCACGGCATGCAGACCCGGACGATTGCGATGAAGAACACCCACCATGCGCAGATGACCGAATTGCTTGTCGGGCGCGACTTGAGCTGGTTGCGCTAG
- a CDS encoding LmeA family phospholipid-binding protein, translating into MEALIALLLSAILGTLGVSGKVERGIEAQMRETLGPVQQVKVEVRRGHRSPFSRQVDQVEITLVGFDLHSLPEDGGLRIGGGGDLVGRVGSVAIHARDFRIKELPVERLDLTIKDIRYDLWKAIWRRKLEIIRVGKSSAEARLTAAGLTKMVAPRVTQVEDLRLAFGYGEITVSGYVRRGVRIPVRLTCSLEPAGGKVFLVDPKAHVSIVPVPAFIVDRLMRDINPVVDLNEGRQGPFAFSIRQLLVTPRDLRVRADLRPRKL; encoded by the coding sequence ATGGAAGCCCTGATTGCGCTGCTGCTGTCCGCCATCCTGGGCACACTCGGGGTCTCGGGAAAAGTCGAGCGGGGGATCGAAGCGCAAATGCGCGAGACCCTGGGCCCGGTCCAGCAAGTCAAGGTTGAGGTGCGCCGCGGCCATCGGTCGCCGTTCTCCCGCCAGGTGGACCAGGTCGAGATCACGCTGGTCGGGTTCGACCTCCATTCGCTGCCGGAGGACGGCGGCCTGCGCATCGGAGGCGGGGGCGACCTCGTCGGCAGGGTCGGCAGCGTCGCCATCCATGCGCGCGACTTCCGCATCAAGGAACTGCCGGTGGAACGGCTCGACCTCACGATCAAAGACATTCGCTACGACCTATGGAAGGCGATCTGGCGGCGCAAGCTGGAGATCATTCGCGTCGGCAAGAGCTCCGCCGAAGCCAGGCTCACGGCCGCCGGCCTGACCAAGATGGTGGCGCCGCGGGTGACGCAGGTCGAGGACCTGCGCCTGGCCTTCGGCTACGGCGAAATCACGGTCAGCGGCTATGTGCGGCGCGGCGTGCGGATTCCCGTGCGCCTGACCTGCAGCCTGGAGCCGGCGGGGGGCAAGGTCTTCCTGGTGGACCCCAAGGCTCACGTCTCGATCGTGCCCGTGCCCGCGTTCATTGTTGACCGCCTGATGAGGGACATCAACCCCGTCGTTGACCTCAACGAGGGGCGACAAGGGCCGTTCGCGTTCTCGATCAGGCAACTGCTGGTCACGCCGCGAGACCTTCGCGTGCGCGCCGACCTGCGCCCGCGCAAGCTTTAG
- a CDS encoding uroporphyrinogen decarboxylase family protein: MKETMTPRERWLAVLRRERPDRVPMDYWATGEATEKLLRHLGCADLGEVFHRLHIDAPVTVSGRYVGPEPPPGEDLFGCRHQTVDYGTGAYSECIHNPLAKYETLEQLQRDYSWPSPDWWDYSGIAGQVEGNEHRPLRGGGSEPFLLYKNLRGQEQAFMDLVLHPDLVHFCLDRLFDLAHENTRRIYEQIPGQVMITYVAEDLGSQEGLMLSRAHIHEFLLPRMKRMMELAHDAGAYVFHHSDGAIREILPDLVAAGIDVLNPIQWRCKGMEREGLKRDFGERLVFHGGVDNQYTLAFGTVAQVRQEVEDNLRILGAGGGYILAPCHNIQAVSRPENIVAMYETGYEQGWT, from the coding sequence ATGAAAGAGACCATGACCCCGCGGGAGCGCTGGCTGGCGGTGCTACGGCGGGAGCGGCCGGATCGCGTGCCCATGGACTATTGGGCGACCGGCGAGGCGACGGAGAAGCTCCTGCGCCATCTCGGCTGCGCCGATCTGGGCGAGGTGTTTCACCGCCTGCACATTGACGCTCCGGTGACGGTGAGCGGCCGCTACGTCGGCCCTGAGCCGCCGCCGGGTGAGGACCTCTTCGGCTGCCGGCACCAGACCGTGGATTACGGCACGGGCGCCTATTCCGAGTGCATTCACAACCCCCTGGCGAAGTATGAAACCCTGGAGCAGTTGCAGCGCGACTATTCCTGGCCCAGCCCTGACTGGTGGGACTACTCCGGCATCGCGGGTCAGGTCGAGGGCAACGAGCATCGCCCCCTCCGCGGCGGCGGGTCGGAGCCGTTCCTGCTCTACAAGAACCTGCGCGGCCAGGAGCAGGCGTTCATGGACCTGGTGCTGCACCCGGACCTCGTCCACTTCTGCCTCGACCGTCTATTCGACCTGGCCCACGAGAACACGCGGCGCATCTACGAGCAGATCCCCGGCCAGGTGATGATTACCTATGTCGCCGAGGACCTCGGTTCCCAGGAAGGTCTGATGCTGTCGCGCGCGCACATCCACGAGTTCCTGCTGCCGCGCATGAAGCGCATGATGGAGCTGGCACACGACGCCGGCGCCTACGTCTTCCACCACAGCGACGGCGCGATCCGCGAGATCCTGCCCGACCTGGTCGCGGCCGGCATAGACGTGCTCAACCCCATCCAATGGCGCTGCAAGGGCATGGAGCGCGAGGGGTTGAAGCGCGATTTCGGCGAGCGGCTGGTGTTCCACGGCGGGGTGGACAACCAATACACGCTGGCCTTCGGCACTGTCGCGCAGGTGCGGCAGGAGGTGGAGGATAACCTGCGCATTCTCGGCGCCGGCGGCGGCTACATCCTGGCGCCGTGTCACAATATTCAGGCCGTCAGCCGGCCCGAAAACATCGTCGCCATGTACGAAACGGGGTATGAACAGGGGTGGACGTAA
- a CDS encoding uroporphyrinogen decarboxylase family protein: protein MNGKERVRAAINREPVDRVPLGFYVVDCDTIERVIGRETYVRNKIKAQLALWQGRRDEVVDSYQRDTVEFYRKLEVADVIAFKEAPIVPPRGWAPEDPPKQIADNTWRDRKGRVWKASLETNNIACVEDPTVEATAYTVEQFTGPVEVQPPDPTIFEAVDHVIEHLGGDRYILGDSGGFAAMVLLGGWERGLLEYALHPEVVRAATGQAVARQNAADEYMLRPGQDGVFFQQDFGTTKGPFISPRMFREFCFEAMRERVRRARALGYQVVLHSCGDNRPLIPMFIEAGVQCYQSLQDIPDMEIGGLKRDFGDRLCLWGGVPVEDLIAGTPDDIRRDVRQALERGARTPGFILGPSQSIAYGTKYDNFMALLDEFHRLAPKYGGS from the coding sequence ATGAACGGCAAGGAACGAGTGCGCGCCGCGATCAACCGGGAGCCGGTGGATCGCGTGCCATTGGGCTTCTACGTCGTGGACTGCGACACCATCGAGCGCGTGATCGGGCGCGAGACCTATGTGCGCAACAAGATCAAGGCCCAGCTCGCGCTGTGGCAGGGCCGGCGCGACGAGGTGGTGGATAGCTACCAGCGTGATACCGTCGAGTTCTACCGCAAGCTCGAGGTGGCCGACGTCATCGCCTTCAAGGAGGCGCCGATCGTGCCGCCGCGCGGGTGGGCGCCCGAGGACCCGCCGAAGCAGATCGCCGACAACACGTGGCGCGACCGCAAGGGGCGCGTGTGGAAGGCGTCGCTGGAGACGAACAACATCGCCTGCGTCGAGGATCCGACGGTCGAAGCGACTGCCTACACCGTCGAGCAGTTCACGGGGCCGGTCGAGGTGCAGCCGCCCGACCCCACCATCTTCGAGGCGGTGGACCATGTGATCGAGCACCTGGGGGGCGACCGCTACATCCTCGGCGACTCGGGCGGGTTTGCCGCGATGGTGCTCTTGGGCGGATGGGAGCGCGGGCTGCTGGAATACGCGCTCCATCCCGAGGTGGTGCGCGCGGCGACCGGGCAGGCGGTCGCGCGCCAGAACGCGGCCGACGAGTACATGCTTCGCCCCGGCCAGGACGGGGTGTTCTTCCAGCAAGACTTCGGAACGACCAAGGGGCCGTTCATCTCGCCGCGGATGTTCCGCGAGTTCTGCTTCGAGGCGATGCGCGAGCGGGTGCGACGCGCGCGCGCGCTGGGCTACCAGGTGGTGCTGCATAGCTGCGGCGATAACCGCCCGCTGATCCCGATGTTCATCGAGGCGGGCGTGCAGTGCTACCAGTCGCTGCAGGACATCCCGGATATGGAGATCGGCGGGCTGAAGCGCGACTTCGGCGACCGCCTGTGCCTGTGGGGCGGGGTGCCGGTGGAGGACTTGATCGCGGGCACGCCCGATGACATCCGCCGCGACGTGCGGCAGGCACTGGAGCGCGGCGCCCGCACGCCGGGGTTCATCCTCGGCCCCAGCCAGTCCATCGCCTACGGCACGAAGTACGATAACTTCATGGCGCTGCTGGATGAGTTCCACCGGCTGGCACCGAAGTACGGCGGCAGTTGA
- a CDS encoding secondary thiamine-phosphate synthase enzyme YjbQ — translation MKFATDYLWMNTRRSREYVNITAEVERVVAESGIREGMVLVSAMHITAGVYVNDAEEGIIADIDEWADRLAPQGPDYRHHRTGETNGDAHLKSILVHHQVVVPVTGGKLDLGPWQQIYYAEFDGRRRKRVIIKAMGE, via the coding sequence ATGAAATTCGCGACCGACTACCTGTGGATGAACACCAGGCGCTCGCGCGAGTACGTGAACATCACCGCCGAGGTCGAGCGCGTGGTCGCCGAGAGCGGCATCCGCGAGGGGATGGTGCTGGTGTCGGCGATGCACATCACCGCCGGCGTCTATGTCAACGACGCGGAGGAGGGCATCATCGCGGATATTGACGAGTGGGCCGACCGCCTCGCCCCCCAGGGGCCTGATTATCGCCACCACCGCACCGGCGAAACCAATGGCGACGCCCACCTCAAGAGCATCCTCGTCCACCACCAGGTGGTGGTGCCGGTGACGGGGGGCAAGCTCGACCTCGGCCCGTGGCAGCAGATCTACTACGCCGAGTTCGACGGCCGGCGCCGCAAGCGCGTCATCATCAAGGCGATGGGGGAGTGA